In the Enterococcus rotai genome, AGTTAAAGCAAAAAAGCTTCAGATAAACTAAAGTAAGATCTTAGTTTATCTGAAGCTTTTTTAAGAGAAAATAGTCGCATTTCCAAGTTTGTGATCTATAACAGAAACAGCCTCTTTCCTATTTTCCCACAGTGAATCGGTGTATGTGTCTAACGTTAATTTTATTGAAGCGTGGCCTAATAGTTTACTTAGCGTAGCGATATCAATTCCTTGTTCTACACATCGGGTAGCGAACGTATGACGTAACACGTGGAAATGAATAGGACGTATTCCAGCATCCTTAATATTCTTTTTGAATCGATAACTAATTACTCTAGGTTCTGCATAGCTACCTTTACAAGAAATCACATATTCAGAAGTATCGATTTTTTGTTTATCCAATAAATAATTTTTTAAATTTTTTGCCAAAGGGATCGATCGTTTCGAACTTTTTGTTTTCGGCTCAGCCATAATTATTTCCGTTTTTTTGTTATTCTCTGTATTTGGGATTCTGTATAATGTTCTTTTGATATAAATAATATTTTTTTCGAAATCGATATCAGACCACTTCAATCCACTGATTTCACCAATTCTTAACCCGGTATACAATGCTAAGATAACAGCAGAACATTTTTTTTCATTTAGTGCGATTTGTTCGATCTTCTCTTGATCTTTTAAACTAAGCGCTGTTATTTCGCCTACTGTTGTTGTTGATAATGACAAATTACTACATGGGTTTGAAAGAATGTAATTTTCTAAAAATGCTTTATTCATGGCACTTTTTAGTACAGTCACAATTGAATGGATTGTGGAAGATGATAGATTTAAATTTGTTAAATAATTGATGAATTCTTCTACTTCACCGCTTTTTACTTGAACCAGCTGTTTTCTTCCTAAAAACGGAACAATGTATTTATCAATTCGTAAGCGGTAGCTGGAATAAGTAGAAAGCTTGATTTTTTTCCGCATCAACCCATTCAGCCAATAATTCAACCACTCTTGAACCGTTCCTTTGAATAAGTTAAGATTATTATGCGAAAAAGAGTATTGAACTTTCAATTCGGCGAGCCTCTTTTTTACATGTGCATAGCGTTTTCCGTAAATATAGCCATAAATGATTTTACCATGTTCATTTCTTGCCTTCATATAACGTCCTTCCCAGCGTCCATCCTTCCTTTTATAAATATTCTCACCTTTTCTACTCACAACTTGACACCCTTTCCCAAAAAAATTGACGGCTTATTTGACGGCTAAAAAATAAAAATCTATTTTTACAATGTATAAACAATAGTATTTACTGAAATAAAAACAATATAAACAAGTAATTCCACAGACAAATCCATTTAATTTGAATTTGTAACCAAAAATAATAAATAACTATTCTCATTTTTTTATCAAAATTATTAAAAATATGATAAAAAAATGATCTTTTCCTTATAGACTACTTTTCAATTTTGATATAGAATGAATAAGTAGTTAGATTTAAATACGTTTATACATTTATTAGATTTATTATTTTCTTATAACTGTTACATTCAAGAAAGAAATTTCACTTCCTTAACACAATTTCATTATAACAATATACCCCCTATTTTTCACCTTTTTATTAAAATAAAATATCTTTTATATCGTTATTATATGTTTGAATAAAAACAGTTACTTTAGCACTTTTTCTGGCTAAAGCAACTGTTTTTGTCTAATCTATTCTTTCTCAATCTTACAACCGTTGTAAGTCCCTTTTAATTTTCCCCATTATAAATAGCATCAGAGTAAGATTTTAGCTAAAGTAGTTGGTTATCTATGGTAAACTAATAGAGTCTAACTATCTATCTTAAAAGGAGTGATCTATTGAAGCCTAAATTTTTTTCAGGTAGCCAGTTAAAATGGATCGCCATTGTTACAATGTTACTCGACCATATAGCAAAAATCATTTCTTTTCGACCTTTCATAAATGGAGCTCTTCCTTATATGGTAGAAACAACTAAGCTATTTGGTTTAAGCCAAATCCTTTTCCCTATATTTATTCTAATTGGAAGGATTGCTTTTCCATTGTTTTGTTTTTTATTGGTTGAAGGCTTTGTCCATACTTCTAATACTAGAAGATATTTGGTACGGCTTTCCTTATTTGCACTGATTTCAGAAGTCCCTTACGATTTAGCTTTTTCACATCGCGTTATTGATTTTGACAGTCAAAATGTATTCTTCACGTTAGTAATTGGTTTAGTGGTCATTATAGGGGTAGAAAAATATACATTTACTTCTATTAAAAACAGCATACTCTCACTGATATTCATTGGTAGCGGAGTATTTTTAGCAGAGTGGCTCCAAACGGATTATGGTGGCTGGATCGGTATTTTACTCATCACTATTTTGTATCTATTTAGGCGTTCTTCATTGTTGAAGTGTATTTTAGGCGGATTGGTTCTTTTACAAAATAGTTGGTTTGGGCTGTTTGCTTTTATACCAATTTATTTTTACAACGGGCAACGTGGTAAACAATGGAAATATTTTTTTTATTGGTTTTATCCCGTTCATTTACTCGTTCTTTTTGCAATTCAACAATTTTTGGTTGTACCTTACCTGATTTAACAGAAAATCATTGTAAAAAAACAAGCCAACATCTAAAAATGTCAGCTTGTTTTTTATTTGTATTACATCATACCGCCCATACCCATTGAAGGATCCATTGGAGGCATGCTTGCTCCTGCTGGTTCAGGTTTATCTGCAACTACGGCTTCTGTAGTTAACAGTAAAGCTGAAACAGATGCAGCGTTTTGCAATGCTGAACGAGTTACTTTTGTTGGGTCAACGATTCCTGCTTCTACCATGTTTACCCACTCGCCTGTTGCAGCATTGAAGCCAATACCTAAATCAATATTTTTCAATTTATCAACAATTACTGAGCCTTCATAGCCCGCATTTTCAGCGATTTGACGAATTGGTTCTTCTAATGCACGAACTACGATTTTCACACCAGTTGCTACATCGCCTTCAACATCTAATGCAGTTACTTTACCAATAACATTGACTAAGGCTGTTCCACCACCGGAAACCATACCTTCTTCAACGGCTGCACGTGTTGCATTCAACGCATCTTCAATTCGTAATTTCAATTCTTTTAATTCTGTTTCTGTTGCAGCACCAACTTTGACTACGGCTACACCGCCTGCTAATTTAGCTAAACGTTCTTGTAGTTTTTCACGGTCAAAATCAGAAGTTGTTTCTGCAATTTGGTTTTTGATTAATTGGATACGAGCATCAATACCAGCTTTTTCGCCAGCACCTTCAACGATTGTTGTATTGTCTTTATCTACAACCACTTTGCTTGCATTCCCAAGGTTATCAATAGTTGTGTCTTTTAATTCAAGACCTAAATCGTCTGTGATCACTGTAGCACCTGTTAACATTGCAATATCTTCAAGCATTGCTTTACGACGATCACCAAATCCAGGAGCTTTTACAGCTACAACGTTGAATGTTCCACGGATTTTGTTTAACACTAATGTTGGTAAAGCTTCACCATCTACGTCATCAGCGATGATCAATAATGGACGGCTTTGTTGTAAAATTTGTTCTAACAAAGGTAAAATATCTTGAATATTCGAGATTTTTTTGTCCGTAATCAAGATATATGGATTTTCTAAAACGGCTTCCATTTTATCATTATCTGTTACCATATATTGTGATAAGTAACCACGGTCAAATTGCATTCCTTCAACTACGTCTAATTCAGTTTCGATCCCTTTTGATTCTTCGATGGTAATCACACCGTCATTACCAACTTTTTCCATTGCATCCGCAATCAATTGGCCAACACGTTCATCACCAGAAGAAACAGCCGCTACTTGAGCGATAGCCTCTTTTGAATCAACAACAGTTGAAATATTGTGTAATTCTTCAACCGCAGTTTTTGTTGCTAATTCGATCCCACGGCGAATGCCTAATGGATTAGCCCCTGCAGTAACGTTTTTCAAGCCTTCACGTACAATTGCTTGTGTCAAAACAGTAGCTGTTGTTGTTCCATCCCCAGCGATATCATTGGTTTTAGAAGCAACTTCAGAAACTAGTTTAGCACCCATGTTTTCAAAGTGATCTTCTAATTCGATTTCTTTAGCAATTGTCACACCATCATTTGTGATCAGTGGTGAACCAAAAGATTTTTCTAAAACAACGTTGCGGCCTTTAGGGCCTAATGTTACTTTTACTGTATCAGCTAAAATATCTACACCACGAAGCATTGCTGCGCGTGCATCTTCTGCGAATTTAATTTCTTTTGCCATAATTCCTTCACCTCAAAATAGTATTTTTTTATTTAAATGGTTTTGTCTCTGTTTTAAACGATCTATTCAACGATCGCAATAATATCTTTTCCAGAAACGATCAAGTATTCATTACCTTCATATTTAACTTCTGTACCAGAGTATTTTTCAAACATTACTGTGTCGCCTTCTTTAACAGCAGCAGGAACTTTTGTTCCGTTTTCTAGTACACGGCCTTCACCTACTGCGATAACTTTTCCTGTTTGCGGCTTTTCTTGAGCTGCTGATGCTAATACGATACCGCCTACTGTTTTTTCTTCTTCTTTCGCGACTTCAATAACGACGCGATCGCTTAATGGTTTTAACACAATAAATCCCTCCATAAAAAAATTTTTCTATGTTAGCACTCTTGGTTATCGAGTGCTAACTCACACTATTTATAATACTCATTTCCCCTTCACTTTGCAAGTCTTTTGACTAATTTTATAAAATAATTCTTTCCTTATTTCTATTTCTAAATTTAATAGACGACAAAGCATTTTTTCCTTTTGACTCGATTATTCCTTTCCTCTGAATCATTTCGTGGTAAAATACTTATAGAAAGAGAGGCGATAGAAATGAAACAACGAATCACAGGCGCTTTGATGGCTACAGGACTTTATTTGATCATTGCAAATGTTGGTAATTTCTTTTTTGGTGTAACCAGACGATTTGATTGGACAACGACTTTGTGGGAAGCAGCATTCTTCTTCGTATTTATCTTTCTATTATTAGGCTATCGTAATAAGCATAAGAAGTAACCCAAACTGTTTATACTATACTTTTCTTTATGCTAACAATTTTGAAAGGAGTTCTCTGCTTTTATGTCAACAACTATGTCTATAAAAAAATTAAGCATTACAACAATCCTACTCTATGGACTTGTCTTTTTCTCTCCATTTATTTTTAGACCATTTTCACCTGACATTGTCATTGGAGGCACAACATTTACTTATATCCTCGGGGCTGTTTTGATGATTTGGCTTTATTTCAACAATAAAAAAACTGCTATAACTCAAGTTGAGCAAAACGCTAAACTCAGATCACCTGTTTTCGTTATGTTGCTTGGCTTTAGTGGGATCTTTATAGCTATGATCATTCAAGCCATTGTCTTTAGTATTGAAACAGCAATTACTGGCGTTCAACCTAGCTCCCAAAATACTCAAAATATCATTGCTGTTATTTTAGCTAATCCACTATTTATCTTAGCAACTACGATTGGCGGACCGATTATGGAAGAATTCGTTTTTCGTCGTTCTTTGATTGGATTGACAGAAAGTTATACCGGTTTTTGGATTTCAGCTATTATAAGCTCCTCATTATTTTCAGTGATTCATCAAGACGGTCATTTTTTTGTTTATTTTTTCATGGGCTTCTTTTTCGCGCTACTTTATAAAATGACTGGAAAAATTTGGACCTCGATCATTGCGCATTGTGGAATGAACACACTCGTTGTGATTGCCCAACTGGTGATGCATTATGCCAATATCGAATTACCAAAATAGAGAATAGTCTAAACAAATAAATCCCATATGATTGCATTTCTTAAAATGCAATCATATGGGATTTTTATTACTCTTTTTCGTTTTCGATTTCTGTATCGACTAATTCACTGTCGTGATGCAAGAAATAAATCAACGTTTGTAATTCATTCGTCAAATCCACGTTTTGGATCAACACGTCTGTAGGTGCTACTAATCGAGCTGCTGTAAAGTTCAAGATCCCTTTTACTCCAGCATCTGCTAATTGGCTAACAACTTCTTGCGCTTTTCTAGCAGGTAAAGTTAAAATAGCCACTTCGATTTGCTGTACTCGAATTTGTTCCATCATATCCGTCATTGGATAAACCGGAATACCATCAACAATTCTTCCTACAATGTCATCGTTGACATCAAAGGCACAACTTACACGAATACTGTTGCTTTGATGGAATTTATATTTTAGTAAGGCACTACCTAAGTTACCTACACCAATCAAAGCGACATTCGTTAATTCATCATCATTCAGTGTCTTTGCAAAGAAATTCATCAAATTCTCTACATCATAACCATAGCCGCGCTTACCTAATTCGCCGAAATAAGAAAAATCACGTCGAATCGTTGCGCTATCTACTTGAACCGCTTCGCTTAACTCAGTAGATGATACTTTATTTTTTCCTGCATCATGCAGAATTCTCAAATAACGATAATATAGGGGAAGGCGTCTTGCCGTTGCTTTTGGAATAATTTGGTCTTTCACAATCGTACCTCCAATACTCTAAATATAGACAAATATCCACCTCTCATAATAGCAGTTGTTCCAGATAAAAAGCAATCTTACAGCTCAGAAAAAGAAACATTTTTCAAACTTTCTTAAAATTGTTCTGATAATTTTTTTCTCAAGCTGTTGGATGGGTGCTATTTTGAATCAATTTATGCTACACTAAAGGCATTGAAATAGAAATGAGGTTACCCTATGATTTTACTCCAAGCAAATCAAATCGCCCGTTATTTCGGTGCGGACACTTTGTTTGATAACATACAAATGGAGATCAGTACAAACAGCCGGATTGCCTTAGTCGGCCGCAATGGTGCTGGTAAATCTACTCTTTTAAAAATCATCGCTGGAATCGATGCACCTGATGCCGGCACGATTGCTAAAAATAAAACAGCTAGTTTAGGCTATTTGGCCCAAGATACAGGACTTGATTCTAATAAAACCGTGTGGGATGAAATGCTTGAAGCTTTTGCTGAAGTCATCACAATGGAAAAACGAATGCGTGAACTTGAATTGATCATTAGTGAACTGTTACCAGATGCATCAAATTATGAATCGGTTATGAAAGAATATGATCGCTTACAGCACGAGTTTTCAGAAAAAAATGGCTATGGTTATGAGAACGAGATTCGTTCGGTCTTGCATGGTTTTGGCTTTAAAGAAGAATTTTATTCAAAAAATATCAGTACGTTATCTGGGGGACAAAAAACTCGTTTGGCTTTAGCTCGAATGTTACTGCAAAAACCTGATATCTTGATCCTCGATGAACCAACCAACCATTTAGATATCGACACTCTTTCTTGGTTGGAGAACTATTTACCTAATTATTCTGGTGCTCTTTTGATTGTTTCACATGACCGCTACTTTTTGGATAAAGTTGTTAATGAGGTCTATGAGATCAGTCGCCATAAAATGCGTTATTACAAAGGAAATTATTCAAAATATTTGGAATTAAAAGCCGAGCAGCTGACCAGTGAATGGAAAGCATACGAAAAACAACAAACTGAAATCAACAAGCTCGAGGATTTTGTCGCCCGTAATTTAGTTAGAGCTTCCACGACCAAACGAGCACAAAGTCGCCGCAAAACGTTAGAGAAAATGGAACGCCTAGACCGCCCTCAAGGAGATGAAAAATCAGCAAATTTTCTTTTTGGAATTGAGAAAGTTTCTGGAAATGTCGTCTTACAAGTAGAAGATGCCGCTATTGGGTATGACGCTCGTATCTTATCTGAACCTGTTTCAATAGATATTCGGCGACAAGAAGCCATTGCTCTGGTCGGTCCTAACGGAATTGGAAAATCAACATTGCTAAAATCGATAATTGGAAAAATTCCCTTCATTAAAGGTAGCGCAACGCTTGGAACTAATGTACAAATTGGCTATTATGACCAGGAACAAGCCAACTTGCATGGCACAAAAACAGTTTTAGCAGAGCTGTGGGATGAACATCCTACTACTCCTGAAAAAGACATTCGTAATATTTTAGGTAGCTTTTTATTTAGTGGAAATGATGTTGAAAAAACAATTCCTCTGTTAAGCGGCGGTGAAAAAGCCCGTGTTGCATTAGCTAAA is a window encoding:
- a CDS encoding tyrosine-type recombinase/integrase: MKARNEHGKIIYGYIYGKRYAHVKKRLAELKVQYSFSHNNLNLFKGTVQEWLNYWLNGLMRKKIKLSTYSSYRLRIDKYIVPFLGRKQLVQVKSGEVEEFINYLTNLNLSSSTIHSIVTVLKSAMNKAFLENYILSNPCSNLSLSTTTVGEITALSLKDQEKIEQIALNEKKCSAVILALYTGLRIGEISGLKWSDIDFEKNIIYIKRTLYRIPNTENNKKTEIIMAEPKTKSSKRSIPLAKNLKNYLLDKQKIDTSEYVISCKGSYAEPRVISYRFKKNIKDAGIRPIHFHVLRHTFATRCVEQGIDIATLSKLLGHASIKLTLDTYTDSLWENRKEAVSVIDHKLGNATIFS
- a CDS encoding TraX family protein encodes the protein MKPKFFSGSQLKWIAIVTMLLDHIAKIISFRPFINGALPYMVETTKLFGLSQILFPIFILIGRIAFPLFCFLLVEGFVHTSNTRRYLVRLSLFALISEVPYDLAFSHRVIDFDSQNVFFTLVIGLVVIIGVEKYTFTSIKNSILSLIFIGSGVFLAEWLQTDYGGWIGILLITILYLFRRSSLLKCILGGLVLLQNSWFGLFAFIPIYFYNGQRGKQWKYFFYWFYPVHLLVLFAIQQFLVVPYLI
- the groL gene encoding chaperonin GroEL (60 kDa chaperone family; promotes refolding of misfolded polypeptides especially under stressful conditions; forms two stacked rings of heptamers to form a barrel-shaped 14mer; ends can be capped by GroES; misfolded proteins enter the barrel where they are refolded when GroES binds) — translated: MAKEIKFAEDARAAMLRGVDILADTVKVTLGPKGRNVVLEKSFGSPLITNDGVTIAKEIELEDHFENMGAKLVSEVASKTNDIAGDGTTTATVLTQAIVREGLKNVTAGANPLGIRRGIELATKTAVEELHNISTVVDSKEAIAQVAAVSSGDERVGQLIADAMEKVGNDGVITIEESKGIETELDVVEGMQFDRGYLSQYMVTDNDKMEAVLENPYILITDKKISNIQDILPLLEQILQQSRPLLIIADDVDGEALPTLVLNKIRGTFNVVAVKAPGFGDRRKAMLEDIAMLTGATVITDDLGLELKDTTIDNLGNASKVVVDKDNTTIVEGAGEKAGIDARIQLIKNQIAETTSDFDREKLQERLAKLAGGVAVVKVGAATETELKELKLRIEDALNATRAAVEEGMVSGGGTALVNVIGKVTALDVEGDVATGVKIVVRALEEPIRQIAENAGYEGSVIVDKLKNIDLGIGFNAATGEWVNMVEAGIVDPTKVTRSALQNAASVSALLLTTEAVVADKPEPAGASMPPMDPSMGMGGMM
- the groES gene encoding co-chaperone GroES, encoding MLKPLSDRVVIEVAKEEEKTVGGIVLASAAQEKPQTGKVIAVGEGRVLENGTKVPAAVKEGDTVMFEKYSGTEVKYEGNEYLIVSGKDIIAIVE
- a CDS encoding CPBP family intramembrane glutamic endopeptidase, whose translation is MSIKKLSITTILLYGLVFFSPFIFRPFSPDIVIGGTTFTYILGAVLMIWLYFNNKKTAITQVEQNAKLRSPVFVMLLGFSGIFIAMIIQAIVFSIETAITGVQPSSQNTQNIIAVILANPLFILATTIGGPIMEEFVFRRSLIGLTESYTGFWISAIISSSLFSVIHQDGHFFVYFFMGFFFALLYKMTGKIWTSIIAHCGMNTLVVIAQLVMHYANIELPK
- a CDS encoding redox-sensing transcriptional repressor Rex, whose product is MKDQIIPKATARRLPLYYRYLRILHDAGKNKVSSTELSEAVQVDSATIRRDFSYFGELGKRGYGYDVENLMNFFAKTLNDDELTNVALIGVGNLGSALLKYKFHQSNSIRVSCAFDVNDDIVGRIVDGIPVYPMTDMMEQIRVQQIEVAILTLPARKAQEVVSQLADAGVKGILNFTAARLVAPTDVLIQNVDLTNELQTLIYFLHHDSELVDTEIENEKE
- a CDS encoding ABC-F family ATP-binding cassette domain-containing protein is translated as MILLQANQIARYFGADTLFDNIQMEISTNSRIALVGRNGAGKSTLLKIIAGIDAPDAGTIAKNKTASLGYLAQDTGLDSNKTVWDEMLEAFAEVITMEKRMRELELIISELLPDASNYESVMKEYDRLQHEFSEKNGYGYENEIRSVLHGFGFKEEFYSKNISTLSGGQKTRLALARMLLQKPDILILDEPTNHLDIDTLSWLENYLPNYSGALLIVSHDRYFLDKVVNEVYEISRHKMRYYKGNYSKYLELKAEQLTSEWKAYEKQQTEINKLEDFVARNLVRASTTKRAQSRRKTLEKMERLDRPQGDEKSANFLFGIEKVSGNVVLQVEDAAIGYDARILSEPVSIDIRRQEAIALVGPNGIGKSTLLKSIIGKIPFIKGSATLGTNVQIGYYDQEQANLHGTKTVLAELWDEHPTTPEKDIRNILGSFLFSGNDVEKTIPLLSGGEKARVALAKLSMDKENFLILDEPTNHLDIDNKEVLENALIDYEGTLLFVSHDRYFINRIATKVIELSETGSKLYLGDYDYYLEKKKEEEELAALLAEQTSVKQTETAKPKNDFYQNKEQQKIVRNLSRKITQIEENLATLDTTIAEIEQTMSDPKLVDDHMQLMALNESLEAQRTQQEQLLTEWENLSLELEELEENN